One Candidatus Binatia bacterium DNA window includes the following coding sequences:
- a CDS encoding ATPase, whose translation MEPVTATAPEGSRAYRELRDTLRSARPLVYVHTSEEARVHALLARAAREAFSSPLALWSWTVTEGLVREGERGGEKLGPLEVLDRIATHPEPAIFELRDFHEFLRDSVEIRRRLRDLYQRCIDARKFVVITAPVEVIPEELRRSMALVEPGTPDLAELLDFLREELSALERAGARVAKDEDTIFQLARALQGLTIDESRHALRRALAERGAVDASAIPSLLEEKRILVRKTGTIEFVADPTSLDEVGGLEYLKRWLLERRKLFHMRDSVRAEIVPKGVLIMGISGCGKSLSVKAIASYFQLPLYRIDMVEVFSGRHGSPDRAFVDACRTVEALSPAVVWFDEIEMGISAQTEEGSTLGRIFAFFLTWMQEKARGLFVAATANRIDLLPAEMIRKGRFDEVFFVDLPTDEEREEIFAIHLRSRGIDPSKFDLKRLHRFTQGWSGAEVEQCVVSAITTARLEDREVTIQDLLSTASTMVPLSRTMKEQVDRIRSWAHERAVRASPRQVQR comes from the coding sequence ATGGAGCCGGTCACCGCCACGGCCCCGGAGGGAAGCCGGGCCTACCGCGAGCTACGCGACACGCTACGTTCCGCTCGCCCCCTCGTCTACGTCCACACGAGCGAGGAGGCCCGGGTCCACGCCTTGCTCGCGCGTGCCGCCCGGGAGGCCTTTTCTTCTCCTCTCGCACTGTGGAGCTGGACCGTGACCGAGGGACTCGTCCGCGAGGGGGAGAGGGGTGGAGAAAAACTCGGGCCTCTCGAGGTCCTCGACCGGATCGCGACGCACCCGGAACCCGCGATTTTCGAGCTCCGGGACTTCCACGAGTTCCTGCGGGACAGCGTCGAGATTCGACGGCGGCTCCGGGACCTCTACCAGCGTTGCATCGACGCGCGGAAGTTCGTCGTGATCACGGCACCGGTCGAGGTCATCCCCGAGGAGCTCCGCCGCTCCATGGCGCTCGTCGAGCCGGGTACCCCCGACCTCGCCGAGCTTCTCGACTTCCTACGGGAGGAGCTCTCGGCGCTCGAGCGCGCGGGGGCGCGGGTGGCGAAGGACGAAGACACGATCTTCCAGCTCGCCCGGGCGCTCCAGGGTCTCACGATCGACGAAAGCCGGCACGCGCTGCGGCGAGCGCTCGCGGAGCGGGGAGCCGTCGACGCGAGCGCGATTCCGTCCCTCCTCGAGGAAAAGCGCATCCTCGTGCGGAAAACGGGGACGATCGAGTTCGTCGCGGACCCGACGTCGCTCGACGAGGTAGGGGGGCTCGAGTACCTGAAGCGGTGGCTTCTCGAACGCCGGAAGCTCTTCCACATGCGTGACAGCGTGCGGGCGGAGATCGTGCCGAAGGGCGTTCTGATCATGGGGATTTCCGGGTGCGGGAAGAGCCTTTCCGTGAAAGCCATCGCTTCCTACTTCCAGCTCCCGCTCTACCGGATCGACATGGTCGAGGTGTTCTCCGGCCGCCACGGCAGTCCGGACCGCGCTTTCGTGGACGCCTGCCGGACGGTGGAAGCCCTGTCTCCGGCCGTCGTCTGGTTCGACGAAATCGAGATGGGAATCAGCGCCCAGACCGAGGAGGGGAGTACGCTGGGCCGCATTTTCGCCTTTTTTCTCACCTGGATGCAGGAGAAGGCCCGCGGTCTTTTCGTCGCCGCGACGGCCAACCGGATCGACCTCCTTCCGGCCGAGATGATCCGCAAGGGGCGTTTCGACGAGGTCTTTTTCGTCGACCTTCCCACGGACGAGGAGCGGGAGGAAATCTTCGCCATCCACCTCCGCTCCCGGGGCATCGACCCCTCGAAGTTCGACCTGAAGCGGCTCCACCGTTTCACGCAGGGCTGGAGCGGGGCCGAGGTGGAGCAGTGCGTCGTCTCGGCCATCACGACCGCCCGGCTCGAAGATCGCGAAGTGACGATCC
- a CDS encoding sodium/hydrogen antiporter: MAFYQVALVVAVGMAGQVLSARLGMPSILLLLGLGTAVGPDVLGWVDPRVFGDARADLVSLAVTVILFEGGLALQIEQLRTQQRSLILLLTAGGAISMLVGAWAAHRFLGMDWRLAVLYGSLVIVTGPTVVTPLLARLTVERRVRELLISEGVLVDPVGAIAAIVTFEYVAGHYEIWQTGWFLLSRLVVGSLVGGGAGLVVAEMLRRKWIAESLVNPVVLGSVLLAAALASRISAEAGLMSAVVQGVVMGNRGLRDIGPLRQFKEELTVLLLSFLFVLLAADLPLAEVRKLGSGAFAVVACLLWVARPLSVFLCTIGSELSVRERLFVSWICPRGIVAASVAGLFRIFLQREGIEGGLQLEALVFATVASSVALQGFTAGPVARLLGVHLPSLQGTMIVGADYLGRLLARLLQSYERNVALIDRNPRLCHEARRAGLSVFNGDALSVDDLELAGARYVDVVVALTTNQELNTLVAQRVRDNFRVDRILALGEERGPDAPFPGNFPGVDEANRLIRVGRAVLAEYRVGPGEWVGKKLSELPYAKTEFVVLLRRKDRVFLPTGALVLEEEDRIHCLRSAEEESPLGRIFEVVRQSEVRKFLQAG; the protein is encoded by the coding sequence GTGGCGTTCTACCAGGTCGCACTCGTCGTCGCCGTGGGCATGGCGGGGCAGGTTCTGTCCGCCCGCCTCGGTATGCCGAGTATTCTCCTGCTGCTCGGACTCGGCACGGCCGTGGGCCCGGACGTGCTCGGCTGGGTCGACCCTCGCGTTTTCGGCGATGCCCGCGCCGACCTCGTGAGTCTCGCCGTGACGGTGATCCTTTTCGAGGGTGGGCTCGCGCTCCAGATCGAGCAGCTCCGCACGCAGCAGAGGAGCCTGATCCTGCTTCTCACCGCCGGGGGGGCGATTTCCATGCTGGTCGGTGCATGGGCGGCGCACCGATTTCTGGGGATGGACTGGCGACTGGCCGTCCTCTACGGCTCGCTCGTCATCGTGACGGGACCGACGGTCGTCACGCCGCTCCTCGCCCGCCTCACGGTGGAGCGCCGGGTGCGGGAGCTTCTGATCAGCGAAGGGGTGCTCGTCGACCCCGTGGGTGCCATCGCGGCCATCGTGACGTTCGAGTACGTGGCCGGCCACTACGAGATCTGGCAGACGGGCTGGTTTCTCCTGAGCCGGCTGGTCGTGGGGAGCCTCGTCGGAGGCGGAGCCGGTCTCGTGGTGGCGGAAATGCTCCGCCGGAAGTGGATCGCGGAGAGTCTCGTCAACCCGGTCGTCCTGGGTTCGGTCCTGCTCGCGGCGGCGCTGGCGAGCCGCATCTCGGCGGAAGCGGGCCTCATGTCGGCCGTCGTGCAGGGCGTCGTGATGGGGAACCGGGGTCTCCGCGACATCGGCCCCCTGCGGCAGTTCAAGGAAGAGCTCACGGTGCTGCTGCTTTCGTTTCTCTTCGTGCTTCTCGCGGCCGATCTCCCGCTCGCGGAGGTCCGAAAGCTCGGCTCGGGCGCTTTCGCGGTCGTCGCCTGCCTTCTCTGGGTCGCGCGCCCGCTTTCGGTCTTCCTCTGCACGATCGGAAGCGAGCTCTCGGTGCGGGAGCGCCTCTTCGTGTCCTGGATCTGTCCGCGCGGGATCGTGGCCGCATCGGTGGCGGGGCTCTTCCGCATCTTCCTGCAGCGGGAAGGAATCGAGGGGGGCCTGCAACTCGAAGCTCTGGTGTTCGCCACGGTCGCCTCGAGCGTGGCGCTCCAGGGTTTCACGGCCGGGCCGGTCGCTCGACTTCTCGGGGTGCACCTCCCTTCGCTGCAGGGGACCATGATCGTCGGGGCGGATTACCTCGGGCGCTTGCTGGCCCGGCTGCTGCAATCCTACGAGCGGAACGTGGCGCTCATCGACCGCAACCCGCGGCTCTGCCACGAGGCGCGCCGGGCGGGACTCTCGGTTTTCAACGGAGACGCGCTCTCGGTGGACGACCTCGAGCTCGCCGGCGCCCGCTACGTGGACGTCGTCGTGGCGCTCACGACGAACCAGGAGCTCAACACGCTCGTCGCCCAGAGGGTGCGCGACAACTTTCGCGTCGACCGGATCCTGGCCCTCGGCGAGGAGAGGGGGCCCGACGCCCCGTTTCCGGGCAATTTCCCCGGCGTCGACGAAGCCAACCGGCTCATTCGCGTCGGAAGGGCCGTGCTCGCGGAGTATCGGGTAGGGCCGGGCGAGTGGGTGGGGAAAAAACTCTCCGAGCTGCCTTACGCAAAGACCGAATTCGTGGTCCTTCTGCGGAGAAAGGACCGTGTGTTTCTCCCGACCGGCGCTCTCGTGCTCGAGGAAGAGGACCGGATCCACTGCCTGCGCTCGGCCGAAGAAGAGAGCCCGCTCGGCCGGATCTTCGAGGTGGTTCGACAGAGCGAGGTGCGCAAGTTTCTCCAGGCCGGATGA